The segment ACAGAGGTGCCTAACTGCACAAGTTCAGTGCTTTTGTAAGTGTGCACTGAAGGTCTTTCCAACCATTTATTCTTGACAAAACCTGTTACTGCCGGGAGAACAGATGGTTCTGGCAAAAGCTGATGTCAGCATCAAATGTagagttgctttgtttttgatgtTGGCTGCTGGAATTGAAAACAATGTGCTTTGTTTTCGGCaggttttccttttgtaatAAAACCTGGATTTTATTTCATGCTGATTAATATTAGAAACCCATGTGAGTTCAGCTAGGAAAGGGATATTTCAGCCTTAGGTTGACAGGTTGGTTGACAAAGCTTTGTGTGCCAGATTACCCCCTGCAATTTGTTTCCCTCTGGGGAGTAGGTGGCTTCAGCAGCTGCCAGGCAGGAAAGGCACTGCTGGACAGGCACTgagtcagcagcagcacccagttTCTTGCCTTTGTAAAACAGCCACCTGGCCTTGAAGGGAGAGTTCCACAGAAAAGTTCTTGGATGGGGAAAACACTGAAGATGATCCCAGGGTCATCTTTGTGgttcaggagctgcagagaaaacGTTTCATTAAGAGAGTAGTAAATGATGCACATTGTCTCATTTCTAGGgataaaaactggaaaatgtgtGATGTTCAACACTACCCATTCCACCTGCGAGATCTATGGCTGGTGCCCCGTGGAGAACAACACCCTGCCCAGGTACAGTATGGGGTCAGAGGACAGCGGGTGGCAAGAGCAGTCTCTGAAGAGCAGTGCTTTGGTTGCTGCCCTTTGTGGTCTGCGTAATTGGTATCCTGATCCTTCCTGCCCAGAGGTAGCCAAGCTCAGGGTGGTCTTTGACTGTGACGTTGACCTACTGGTCATTTAAGCCCAGAGGACTTCACACAAGAACGTTGCTTGCAGTTGTCCATAGTAGCCCAAGTCCTGGGATCATGGAAGAAACTGTAGAGCAAGGGGAATGGGGACATGTCTTGGCCACTGTGCAAAAACTGAGTTCATTGGTGGTTGTTTTCCAGGAAACCTCTTCTGGCTGAGGCTGAGAATTTTactctttttataaaaaatactgtCAACTTCACCAAATTTAACTTCTCCAAGTAAGTATGATGCCCTTCAACAGGGACTGTGTTTGCAGCATGGTCCAGCCTCTATGCTGAGCTTGTCTGCCCAGAGGCCGAGCAGGCAGGATGTACCAAGAGGCCATGGTGCCATCAGGGACAGGCCAGGTGGCTTGGGCAGTTAAGATTCAGGGTGATGTGTTCAGGAGAATGCTGGTTGCTTTGGCTGCATATGTTTTTGCATATGTAAGAGCAGTGGGATGGGGAGCCCCAGAGGGATTGCTGACCTGTCTAGAGCActgcaagcagagcagaaggccAGTCATTCCCAAGGCCTCATTTTACCTCATGTTTTTGCATCTTAGTCCCTGCAAGTGCATGTATTGCTGAGGGTTTCATTAGAGCTGTGATTTACCAGTCATCTAAATACGAGACCTTAGCCTGTCTTGAGCATAGCCTGAGCCAGTGTTGTCTACCTCCCTCATCTTATAAGCAGGTGCAGTGTTTTTCACCCTCTATAGCAGCATGCTTCCTCGACTGCCTGCTTGAATGCACAGCTCCCCTTATCGGTGGGAGGGGAAGGCTGCGGGAGAGGGGGGCTGGTGCCTGCGGGGGATGTTGTACaggcagaaaggagagagagagaagggatgaaaatgcagccccagtgctgccttACTCTGGCAAGAAAAATGGCTTGGGTAGCTGAACTGCCCCTGCTGTCAGTCTGTGAGCTAGAGCTGGGTCATTACATCTCACAGGGTGCCTGACACCATGGGAGCAACGTGCcaggggaagaaagaagcatgaaggcagaggtgtggggggggcgggagctgggagagaaaggagCATGGCAGGCTGCACCAACCAGCAGGTGCTGTCTCCGAGCGTGATTTCCCTAAGCCAGTTACCCTACACCATCACACAGACCTAGGCTTGACAAGGGGCGATGACTATGTGCCCCTGAAGCAGGAGCATTTCCCCCGTGCATCACTctttggggacaccgggacctGTGGAAGGGTGTCCTCAGTCTCACAGCAGAGCACCATGGCCTCCCACACCCTGCTGTACCCGTGACAgctctctccctcttctgtcTCAGGGGCAATACTTTGCAAACCAATGACCCCACCTATTTCAAGAGCTGCACGTACGATCCGTTTTTCAACCCTTCCTGCCCTGTGTTCCGTATCGGTGACGTGGTAGAGGCAGCTGGGGAGACCTTTGGGGATCTCGCACTGCTGGTATGTGCTTTTCCTCTTAAAACGTGGAAGAAGACTGCAAATTTCCCAAGGGTGTGGGTAAGGGAGGGGCTGGACTGACCCCTGAAATGCAAACGGAATGGCCTGAACTCTCTGTGATCTCTGAAAACCCTAACAGTAGAGAACTCAGCAAATCTCTGGTCGCTGGAGTAAAATGCGTGTTggtgtgctgcagggaggaagCATCAGCATTCGCATTGAGTGGGACTGTGACCTGGATCAGTCCACTGCCCAGTGCCAGCCGCAGTACTCCTTCATCCTTGTCGACAAGAGGTACAATTTCAGGTGAGGGTGCCAGGACAGTGGCCACATTGGTGCCTAAGATGAGCACACTGCAATCACTCAAGATCTTGGtttttctgaaaagagcagcagggctAACGGGACCCGGTAACCCAGCTTAGGGTCTGTCAGGTGCGGAGCACCATGGCATTTTCAGGACCTCATAACTGAGCTCTGCTTGGAGGTGCACAAGCCATGACCTGGCTGAAGGCAGGGACGTGTGGCTGGCCGTGGTTGCtctgggagctgcctgcagcgcCGTGCTCCTCAGCTGGGTGGTGAGCAGGTGCCTGCTGCCAAAGCCAAGCTTGGGAGATGTGGCAGCACATGCATCACCCACATCCCTGGGTGCTGGAGGAGACGAGGTGTGCACAGGCACATAGCGTCCATGGGATACATGTGGCTCTGGCAGGCCTTCCCTAGTcctcctccctcaccctgccTGTGCAGAACTGTGGTGGCTTCCTGAGCCTTGTCCAATGTGTCTCCCACAGAACGGCCTCTTACTACTGGGACTCCCAGCGACGGCCCTACCGGAGCCTGATGAAACTATACGGCATCCGCTTTGACATCTCCGTGCATGGCCAGGTACCATGTCGTTGGAAGACCCTGCACGCACAGAGCTGTCTTGCTTTTCACCAGCGGTGACTGCTTGCTCTGCTCactgctgctccctcctgccacTAAGCCCTATTGTCATCTTCTGGTGTTGTTTCTCCTCACCCTGGTGAGTTCTTTACCTCTTTCCAGAGATTTATTTCCCTCTGAGTTGATCAATGGAGGATAGCAGGAAAAAATGGTCTCTCCCATTTGAAGAGCAACTTCTTGGTAATGCCCTGAGCAGTGAGGTTTTCCATGCTGAAAATCTGCCATGGGCGTTGTGAGATACTAAGCCCTATAGTCAAGGTGAGCTTGTCTGGCCAGGCATTGTGGGCATCCCTGAAGGACCTGTGGTGGGAGAACCCTGGTGAAGATCAACCTGAACTTTTCTGAACCTGGACAGTTAATCTCTTCTTCATTAATTGTACCCTTGGGGAGGAAAGCATGGGCATGAGCATGGCTGATGCTACTCTGTATAGTGCCACTGACAAACTCAGTACTCACCGGTGCAGGATGTGGCCTTTGCTGGGAGGACTTGCCACCCTGAGAGATACCCACAGCAGCTCACCTGTTGTGTGTAGCAATGCCTTTTTCGCTTGAGGAGAGACAAGCATAGAGTGTAGGGCAGGGCACACCATTTCTGGGTGGTGAGACCAGGTCAGGGAAAGTGTGGAGCAGGAGATAATAGCCAGGAGAGACACAGGAAcccaaatatctttttttttttcttttttttttccccagagttATCAGACCCATTTGAGCAGAGAGGGATGCATTGCATCAGGGATGTTTGCTGTTCTGCAGGGTGTAGTTCCGTGTGTAGCAGTCTTGCAGCAAGACAAAGGCTCCCCCTGTGCCTGTAGGAGTTAGGTGGGTCAGAGTAACCTGTGCTGCCGTTGAATCATGAGCTGCCTCAGTTGCTTCTTTCACAGCCCAGTGAGTTTCGAATAAAGTCTATAGCAGCCAGTCTCCTACAGTTGGGCACGGAGCAATGATCCTAGtttcctccagcacctccccttTCGCAGGACAGTAGGCTTTAAGCACGCTGCTTGGCTTTTCTCACAGCCCTCTCACTATTCTCTGCCCACTCTTTCTCTTTCACCCACTCTTTCTCTTTCACCCCCTCTTTCTTGGCAGGCTGGGAAGTTCGGCATAATTCCTGCTGCCGTGAGTTTTGGCACTGGCATTGCGTTCTTCGGAGCCGTGAGTGCTAAATATGCTCTTTTCCTCTGATCCATGGGCCAGGATTTGCTACTCATCTGCTGTttcccctgcctgcctgcagtgcCAAGCTTCCCTACTAAAGGGAGCTGGTGTCTGGCTCCAGCATGGATGTTGCCATTGCAGTCCCTTGTGGACCTGTCTGGCACGTGCTGTCGCGGCCCTTCCCCTTTGGCAGGGTGACGGGGAGCCTGGgctctccctctgccctcccctttCATCCCAGACATAGTGTCCCAAAAGACCacttgtcctgtccctgtccaTTATGTGGCTGTGACCATGGCTCTGCACTCTACCAGCCCTGATCCTTCACTGGTGCATCACGGCCCAGGTGACTGGACCTGACCTTGAGCATCTcctggcagcaggctgggcCAGAGAGGTCCCTGCTGCACTGCCTGGGAAGCTGGGCAGCAGAAAGCTTACATAGTGCCCCTGTGCTGACAAACTGGTAGAGCCTGGAGTGGCAGCCAGCCAGGCTTGTACGGGTGCCATGGGCAGAGGGCCTGGCACTCTTGCACGATGATCCACTGCTGACTGCTCTACTGCATATGTTCTCCTCTAGGCCACAGTGGTCTGTGACCTGGTTCTGCTCTATCTGGATACAAAGGCTGACTTCTATTGGAAGGAGAAGTTTGAGGAGGTAAGAacaggctgcaggctgcagggccACTTAGGAGAACTGAAATTAGAGTGAATTTTGTGAGCTGATTGAATTATTTTCTGCCCTTTGGCAGTTTGCAAGATCTGGGAAAGCGCAGGTGGAGCATTTCTCAGTCTGTCCTCCCTCCAACTCTTGGAACTCGGTGGCTAGTCTGAACTGCACCTGTCACAGGTTTAACTCTGACAAGATTAAAGACAACAGATAACTGAGAGGGAACAGGGGGACCCAGCTGGTGCCCAAACTGCAGGGAAAACTGTTAGACAACAAGGAGTCCACAAGGTCACAGCCAGGAGCCTGGGCTTCCCCGAGTCTCCTACAcaggaaaattttaaattgttctttaCCTTGGAATTCTGAAGCAGCTCCACATTTATTCACCCTCTTCAGAACTGAATCTGGCCAAACTGTGTGTGAAGAAGGGCAGATCTTCATAGCGTGCTGGAGCTATGTCAGTGTCGATGCTGCAGTTTAGCATCAGGTTTTCTTGTTGTGCATGGTGCTTGGCTTGGCACTGCCCAGGtgaatcacagagtcacagaggTATGGACCAGGAGGCCCTTTCAGAGTTTTTTCATCCAAACTCCCCATCAGAGCAGAACTGCTGCCAGCCCTAGCACAGGTCATCTTTGGCTTTATCTGGCTGAGTGTTGGAAGCCTCCAAGCACAGAGATCCTCCAGGTCCTTGGTAAACTGTCCTAGGGCTGTACCATCCTACCAAGGAAAAAAGTTTTGCGCAATTCCAGTCTGAATCTCAAGTTACAGGTTGGGTTAGAGTCTCAAGGAATGGATCTCCTTGCACGGgactgagcagagcaggaccaCCTGCCTAGGCTGTCCACTTGTATGTAGAACATGTCCCTGTTCGTTTTGCAGGCAAAACCCCCCAAAGGTAagacagaggcagcagctgaacCACAGTGGGCTGACCAAGACATCAGGAATGCTCAGTGACGATCACTGTTCAATCTGGAGTGACCTCCAGATAGATGTGATGGGGGCACAGCTGCAAGCCCAGTGGATGTGGCCTACTGCTGGCCTGAAGGCGcatggctggggctgtggtCTGCCCTTCCTCGAGAAATGCTTGTATCAGCAGGAGCCCTGGGCACACAGAGCATGTGTGGAGAGCCCTCACTTGGGTGTCCCCTTGGCACAGTGCACAGCCATGCAACTCCCAGGGCCGATGGGCCATCAGCCAAGCGCAGCCACGCCATTGagctgctgtgggagctggagcttgctgggaagcagctggtCCATGCTCAACACAAGAGGCTTAAAGTACTTTGCGCTTCTTCCCTTCCTGGATGGCTCTTGGGGTTGATTTCCCAAGGAAAAACAGGGATGCAATGAAATAAAGCTGTTCAGAAAGTGAGAGGTGGCTCTGCTCTGTCTTTAGCCCACAGGGTGGCTGTGAAGGTTTTGTGGCACTGCTCTGTCCCTTGGACCCCTGTGTCCTTGCCTGGTCACATACAGAAAGGGCAGTGCACCAGCGTCCTGAAAGCACTGGGCTGCCCACCCTATCTCATCCTGTCCTGCTTGTTGGGGAGCGTGTCACAGTGCAGGATGTCTCCATCCTGCCACTTGCCCGAATGGGAAGTGGCCATACGGACCCCTCAATGAGGCTCCTGGGCGCTGCCTCTGCTAACTCCCCTGATGTGTGTGCACAGCTTTGGTGTGGTTTCAGCTGGGCAGAAAGACTTGTAACCTCATAGCACCCCACCTGTGGCCCTCCATGGCTTCCAGCTGGGATGGCTTCACACGAGCTGCTCTGGAGCAGTGCGGGCTGGGCCTACGTTTGTCTGTGCTCAGAGGGTTTGAGAGCTGAGCTTGTGGCAGCAGCGCTGTGCTGGCACTTGCAGGGGCTCTAGCACTGCTCTGGTTCCCACCACCCATGAGGGTCACTGCTCAGTAAGGACCAGCACAGCCCTTGGGAGAGCCTGAGCATCTCAGGGGCTCTGAGGTCCCTACTCCTAACTGGCACCACTTGCGTTGGTGTGTCTTCCCTGCTTCACCACCCCTGTACCAAGCACCCAGTCTGCCCCGTAGCCACACGTGGCCCCAGCTCAGCAAAGGGACGCTGAGtgcttggggcagggcagggacaggccCGTGCCTGTGGGGTGCTCAGGGAACCCCACAAGCCCCAGAGCTGTCTGACTCAGAAAGTACACAGCGGCGCAGCGGGGGGATGAGTGCTGTTTAATGCTCCTTGCCCTCAGAGGAACTGACTCCACAGGGTGGGACAGGTCCCACATCATCACCCTTGATCAGGCTCCTGCCCCGTCCACCGCTCGTGAACTGCTGCAGGTAGAACTGTGCCGCGAGCTGTGTGGTCATCACCCGCAGCGCCAGGAAGGCAGCCACGACCTCAGAGATGAGGAAGGCCAGGAAGAGGCTGTGCACAGCCATCTCCAGCGGCAGCCGGATGATGTGGTCATCCGTTAGCAGGAATAGCAGGAGGGGGAGCTGGATCAGGAAGGATAGAAGGAGGAACCCGGCAAGCTCAGGCACCTGTgtgggcagaggctgctgagggGGGACGTGGATGCCCTTGATGGGGTGGGTCCCCCCTCTGTGGGGACCACAGCCCCAGGGTTACCCTGCCAGGGTCTCACAGGACTTGGCACCCTTACCTTCTCCTGCAGGTTCCCGATGTAGCCCAGGTAGAGCCGGGCACCTTCAGTCAGTGTGAGGATGAGGAAGGCAGcgagcaggaggagctggtAGTAGCGAGGCAGCAGGCTGTACTGTAACAGGGGCACAGCCTCGTCCCAGCCAGCTCTGTGCCCGATGCCTCACACCCCACGCTCTGCCAGCCCCAACCATGCCGGTGCCCAGCCTTGCCTGCTCTGCCCCCCCAGTTTAACTTTCCCTGCCTGGAAAGTTAAGTGGTTGCTCTCATGATTTCCATGTTCTTGGAAGGTGTGGGACAGGGCATTTTTAGTCAGGTGTGGGGACCCATTAGTCCTGTGTGACCACCGGCATCCCACCTCCATTTACTGTGTCTCCTGCACATTAAACCTGGCCTGTGAGCTTCCCCCCCACCTGCCCACCGGACAGTACCTTCAGCTGCAGCATCATCCCCTCACCCAAGCACCAGAAGGGGAAGTAGCAGGCGTTGAAGTAGAGCATCATCTGGAGGGGGAGGCTGGCCAGCACCTCGTGGGCTAGGTAGGgcaaggcagggctgggcagggctgggcaaggcccccagcatcccccccaccccagcgtTGCTTCCTGTGGGGAGCCCCTGCCTCGCAGCGTGGGGGCAGCAGCGCTggccctggctgtgctggtggggctgcaccagctctgcaggagctTTGGCCCCAAGGCAGCCTGGC is part of the Anser cygnoides isolate HZ-2024a breed goose chromosome 17, Taihu_goose_T2T_genome, whole genome shotgun sequence genome and harbors:
- the P2RX6 gene encoding P2X purinoceptor 6 isoform X4, which gives rise to MAAAALCGGLLDYKTEKFALTRNRRVGLLHRLLQLAVLGYLLGWVLVVRRGYQDTDAAPHVSVITKLKGVSVTRAKDARSRLWDAADYASPPQGENVLFLVTNFIATAKQAQGTCPESPSVLDGMCTEDVDCPVGSPVVHGNGIKTGKCVMFNTTHSTCEIYGWCPVENNTLPRKPLLAEAENFTLFIKNTVNFTKFNFSKGNTLQTNDPTYFKSCTYDPFFNPSCPVFRIGDVVEAAGETFGDLALLGGSISIRIEWDCDLDQSTAQCQPQYSFILVDKRYNFRTASYYWDSQRRPYRSLMKLYGIRFDISVHGQRFISL
- the P2RX6 gene encoding P2X purinoceptor 6 isoform X2, producing the protein MAAAALCGGLLDYKTEKFALTRNRRVGLLHRLLQLAVLGYLLGWVLVVRRGYQDTDAAPHVSVITKLKGVSVTRAKDARSRLWDAADYASPPQGENVLFLVTNFIATAKQAQGTCPESPSVLDGMCTEDVDCPVGSPVVHGNGIKTGKCVMFNTTHSTCEIYGWCPVENNTLPRKPLLAEAENFTLFIKNTVNFTKFNFSKGNTLQTNDPTYFKSCTYDPFFNPSCPVFRIGDVVEAAGETFGDLALLGGSISIRIEWDCDLDQSTAQCQPQYSFILVDKRYNFRTASYYWDSQRRPYRSLMKLYGIRFDISVHGQATVVCDLVLLYLDTKADFYWKEKFEEAKPPKGKTEAAAEPQWADQDIRNAQ
- the LOC106047484 gene encoding transmembrane protein 17B-like, which gives rise to MAAQTPLPLNLRRGLTAFSSSLFINNKTRDSGAAHIYRPAHEVLASLPLQMMLYFNACYFPFWCLGEGMMLQLKYSLLPRYYQLLLLAAFLILTLTEGARLYLGYIGNLQEKVPELAGFLLLSFLIQLPLLLFLLTDDHIIRLPLEMAVHSLFLAFLISEVVAAFLALRVMTTQLAAQFYLQQFTSGGRGRSLIKGDDVGPVPPCGVSSSEGKEH
- the P2RX6 gene encoding P2X purinoceptor 6 isoform X1, coding for MAAAALCGGLLDYKTEKFALTRNRRVGLLHRLLQLAVLGYLLGWVLVVRRGYQDTDAAPHVSVITKLKGVSVTRAKDARSRLWDAADYASPPQGENVLFLVTNFIATAKQAQGTCPESPSVLDGMCTEDVDCPVGSPVVHGNGIKTGKCVMFNTTHSTCEIYGWCPVENNTLPRKPLLAEAENFTLFIKNTVNFTKFNFSKGNTLQTNDPTYFKSCTYDPFFNPSCPVFRIGDVVEAAGETFGDLALLGGSISIRIEWDCDLDQSTAQCQPQYSFILVDKRYNFRTASYYWDSQRRPYRSLMKLYGIRFDISVHGQAGKFGIIPAAVSFGTGIAFFGAATVVCDLVLLYLDTKADFYWKEKFEEAKPPKGKTEAAAEPQWADQDIRNAQ
- the P2RX6 gene encoding P2X purinoceptor 6 isoform X3 — protein: MAAAALCGGLLDYKTEKFALTRNRRVGLLHRLLQLAVLGYLLGWVLVVRRGYQDTDAAPHVSVITKLKGVSVTRAKDARSRLWDAADYASPPQGENVLFLVTNFIATAKQAQGTCPESPSVLDGMCTEDVDCPVGSPVVHGNGIKTGKCVMFNTTHSTCEIYGWCPVENNTLPRGNTLQTNDPTYFKSCTYDPFFNPSCPVFRIGDVVEAAGETFGDLALLGGSISIRIEWDCDLDQSTAQCQPQYSFILVDKRYNFRTASYYWDSQRRPYRSLMKLYGIRFDISVHGQAGKFGIIPAAVSFGTGIAFFGAATVVCDLVLLYLDTKADFYWKEKFEEAKPPKGKTEAAAEPQWADQDIRNAQ